A single genomic interval of Agarivorans aestuarii harbors:
- the moaE gene encoding molybdopterin synthase catalytic subunit MoaE gives MIRVQQEDFDVGEEYQQLRNRASAGAIVFFVGLVRDMNLNQQVKGLSLEHYPGMTETQLKEIIEKAKSRWPIQDASIVHRVGDLDVSDQIVFVGVNSAHREASFEACHFIMDYLKTKATFWKKERTLEGDVWLDARESDLKAKNKW, from the coding sequence ATGATTAGAGTACAACAAGAAGACTTTGATGTTGGAGAGGAGTACCAACAGTTGCGCAATCGTGCAAGCGCTGGCGCTATTGTCTTTTTTGTGGGTTTAGTGAGAGACATGAATTTAAACCAACAGGTTAAAGGTCTGTCGCTTGAACACTATCCTGGAATGACCGAAACGCAGCTTAAAGAAATTATCGAAAAAGCAAAAAGTCGCTGGCCGATACAAGATGCGAGCATTGTGCATAGAGTTGGTGACCTTGATGTTAGCGATCAGATAGTGTTTGTTGGGGTAAATAGCGCTCACAGAGAAGCTTCCTTTGAAGCCTGCCATTTCATAATGGATTACCTAAAAACCAAAGCTACTTTTTGGAAAAAAGAACGTACCTTAGAAGGTGACGTATGGCTTGACGCACGTGAATCCGATCTTAAAGCGAAGAATAAATGGTAG
- the napA gene encoding periplasmic nitrate reductase subunit alpha, translating to MKWTRRQFVKANAVSAAATVAGISLPASATNLITSSEETKVKWDKAPCRFCGTGCSVLVGSQNGKVVATQGDPESPVNKGLNCIKGYFLSKIMYGKDRLTTPLLRMKDGKFDKNGEFAPVSWDQAFDIMAEKWKKALADKGPTSVGMFGSGQWTVWEGYAAAKLHKAGFLTNNIDPNARHCMASAVGGFMRTFGIDEPMGCYDDLEAADSFVLWGSNMAEMHPILWSRLTDRRLSAPHVKVHVLSTFEHRSFELADNGMVFTPQTDLAILNYIAHYIIENDKVNWDFVNKHTHFKRGETDIGYGLRPEHPLQKAAANPDSGKMTDMSFDEYREFLQDYNVEAVAKLSGVPAEKLEALAKDYADPNVKVTSYWTMGFNQHTRGVWANNSVYNIHLLTGKISEPGNSPFSLTGQPSACGTAREVGTFSHRLPADMVVANPKHRKIAEDIWKLPEGTIPPKPGYHAVLQNRMLKDGKLNAYWVMCNNNMQAAPNINEEGLPGYRNPENFIVVSDPYPTVTAQAADLILPTAMWVEKEGAYGNAERRTQFWHQQVSAPGEAKSDLWQLVEFSKRFKVEEVWPAELIAKKPEYKGKTLYDILFRNGVVDQFPVEQVNAELNDEAKDFGFYVQKGLFEEYAEFGRDHGHDLAPFDTYHEVRGLRWPVVNGEETRWRFREGSDPYVKAGEEVNFYGKPDGKALIIATPYEPAAESPDEEYDLWLSTGRVLEHWHSGSMTRRVPELYRAFPDAVLFIHPEDAKQRGFKRGDEVMIQSRRGEVKSRIETRGRNRPPKGLVYMPWFDAKQLTNKLTLDATDPLSKETDFKKCAVKLAKV from the coding sequence ATGAAATGGACTCGCCGACAGTTTGTTAAAGCGAATGCGGTAAGTGCCGCAGCCACCGTTGCCGGTATTAGTTTGCCAGCAAGTGCCACCAACTTAATTACTTCGTCAGAAGAAACAAAAGTGAAATGGGATAAAGCTCCTTGTCGTTTTTGTGGTACTGGCTGTAGCGTATTAGTGGGGTCTCAAAACGGCAAAGTGGTTGCCACCCAAGGTGACCCAGAATCTCCAGTGAACAAAGGCCTTAACTGTATTAAGGGTTACTTCCTTTCTAAGATCATGTACGGCAAAGACCGCTTAACAACGCCCTTGTTACGGATGAAAGACGGCAAGTTTGATAAAAATGGCGAATTTGCTCCAGTATCTTGGGATCAAGCCTTCGATATTATGGCTGAGAAGTGGAAAAAAGCACTTGCCGATAAGGGGCCAACTTCAGTAGGTATGTTTGGCTCTGGCCAATGGACCGTTTGGGAAGGTTACGCTGCTGCTAAACTTCATAAAGCCGGTTTTTTAACTAACAACATCGACCCTAATGCGCGTCACTGTATGGCTTCGGCTGTTGGTGGTTTTATGCGCACCTTCGGTATTGATGAGCCTATGGGCTGTTACGATGACCTTGAAGCTGCAGATTCGTTTGTGCTTTGGGGCTCAAACATGGCTGAAATGCATCCAATTTTGTGGTCTCGCTTAACCGATCGCCGCTTGTCTGCGCCACACGTTAAAGTTCACGTACTGTCTACCTTTGAACATCGCAGCTTTGAATTAGCTGATAACGGCATGGTGTTTACGCCACAAACCGATTTGGCAATTCTTAACTACATCGCGCACTACATCATCGAGAATGACAAAGTTAATTGGGACTTTGTAAACAAACATACTCACTTCAAACGCGGTGAAACAGATATTGGCTACGGACTACGTCCAGAGCATCCATTACAAAAAGCTGCGGCTAACCCTGATTCAGGAAAAATGACCGATATGAGTTTCGACGAATATCGCGAATTTTTGCAAGATTATAATGTCGAAGCGGTGGCGAAGCTTTCTGGCGTACCTGCCGAGAAATTGGAAGCGCTAGCGAAAGATTATGCCGATCCAAATGTTAAAGTCACTTCGTACTGGACCATGGGCTTTAACCAACATACTCGTGGGGTATGGGCAAACAACTCGGTGTACAACATTCACTTGTTAACCGGTAAAATCTCAGAGCCTGGCAACAGCCCATTCTCACTAACTGGCCAGCCATCTGCATGTGGTACCGCCCGTGAAGTGGGTACTTTCTCGCATCGCTTGCCAGCTGATATGGTAGTGGCTAATCCAAAACACCGCAAAATTGCAGAAGACATTTGGAAGCTACCAGAAGGAACCATTCCGCCTAAACCTGGTTACCACGCTGTATTGCAGAACCGTATGCTTAAAGACGGCAAGCTGAACGCTTACTGGGTTATGTGTAATAACAACATGCAAGCCGCGCCAAATATAAATGAAGAGGGTTTGCCTGGTTACCGCAATCCTGAAAACTTTATCGTGGTATCCGACCCTTACCCAACAGTTACTGCCCAAGCAGCCGACCTTATTTTACCAACAGCAATGTGGGTAGAAAAAGAGGGCGCTTACGGTAACGCTGAGCGTCGTACCCAATTCTGGCACCAGCAAGTATCTGCACCGGGTGAAGCTAAATCAGACTTATGGCAATTGGTTGAATTTTCTAAGCGCTTTAAGGTTGAAGAAGTGTGGCCTGCAGAGTTAATAGCTAAAAAACCTGAATATAAAGGGAAAACCTTATACGACATTTTGTTCCGTAACGGCGTAGTTGATCAATTCCCTGTTGAACAAGTAAACGCCGAGCTCAATGACGAAGCAAAAGATTTTGGTTTCTACGTTCAAAAAGGTTTATTTGAAGAATACGCTGAGTTTGGTCGCGATCACGGCCACGATCTAGCACCATTTGATACTTACCATGAAGTACGTGGTTTACGCTGGCCTGTGGTTAATGGCGAAGAAACACGTTGGCGTTTCCGTGAAGGCTCTGACCCTTATGTAAAAGCTGGTGAAGAGGTTAACTTTTACGGTAAACCCGATGGCAAGGCACTAATTATTGCTACGCCTTACGAACCTGCGGCTGAGTCTCCAGATGAAGAATACGATCTGTGGTTAAGCACTGGTCGCGTATTAGAACATTGGCACTCAGGTTCTATGACGCGCCGAGTTCCAGAGCTATATCGAGCGTTCCCTGATGCGGTATTGTTTATCCACCCAGAAGATGCAAAACAACGTGGTTTTAAACGTGGTGATGAAGTGATGATTCAATCACGCCGCGGTGAAGTTAAATCACGAATTGAAACTCGTGGCCGTAACCGTCCACCTAAGGGTTTAGTGTACATGCCTTGGTTTGATGCCAAGCAGCTCACCAACAAATTGACCCTAGATGCAACAGATCCGCTTTCTAAAGAAACCGACTTTAAGAAGTGTGCTGTTAAGTTAGCTAAGGTTTAA
- the moaC gene encoding cyclic pyranopterin monophosphate synthase MoaC, whose translation MMSDFTHINASGEAIMVDVSEKTETSRVAKAQALVQVNQQTVESLVNGEQHKGDVFACARIAGIQAAKKTSELIPLCHPLMLSKVTIELSLDETSGLITVISTAKLKGQTGVEMEALTAASVAALTIYDMCKAIQKDIIIKDVKLLEKHGGKSGSFSAE comes from the coding sequence ATGATGAGTGACTTTACGCATATTAATGCTTCTGGTGAAGCAATTATGGTGGACGTCTCAGAAAAGACCGAGACTAGTCGTGTCGCTAAGGCGCAGGCTTTGGTGCAAGTTAATCAGCAAACCGTAGAAAGTTTGGTAAATGGTGAACAACATAAAGGCGATGTATTTGCTTGTGCGCGCATAGCTGGGATTCAAGCAGCTAAGAAAACCTCTGAGTTGATCCCTTTATGCCACCCTTTAATGTTAAGTAAGGTAACTATTGAGCTTAGCTTAGATGAAACTTCAGGCCTTATTACGGTAATTAGCACCGCCAAGCTTAAAGGCCAAACGGGCGTAGAGATGGAAGCGCTAACGGCGGCTAGCGTAGCTGCGCTAACCATTTATGATATGTGTAAAGCGATTCAAAAAGACATCATTATTAAAGATGTAAAGTTACTAGAAAAGCATGGCGGAAAATCGGGTTCGTTTAGTGCCGAATAA
- the moaD gene encoding molybdopterin converting factor subunit 1: protein MIIKVLFFARLKEQLGENTMSVELPADSDTNVLKQLLLAKGEQWKVLNDEAILMALNQQHLSQTAMLSDGDEVAFFPPVTGG from the coding sequence ATGATAATTAAAGTACTATTTTTCGCTCGTTTAAAAGAGCAGTTAGGCGAAAATACTATGAGTGTAGAGCTGCCTGCAGACAGTGATACTAATGTGCTTAAGCAGCTGTTGCTTGCCAAAGGTGAGCAATGGAAAGTACTAAATGATGAAGCAATTTTAATGGCACTTAATCAACAACACCTTAGCCAAACTGCAATGTTGAGTGATGGCGACGAAGTTGCTTTTTTCCCACCAGTTACAGGTGGTTAG
- a CDS encoding ATP-binding cassette domain-containing protein — translation MLSFNLHYQREDFILNVKPLTLPLLTGVFGPSGIGKTSLLRLLAGLETPLSGSIQFQQQVWFDDKTHLASFQRPLAFVIQGSHLFPHLSVAQNIKLSQRLDDQELASLIESFGIKELLNKNAQDLSGGQAQRVALVRALATEPKVLLLDEAFSALDRQAATHLLKVLKKWLNEHAIYTLLISHNPEDLVFFSDKVLLIEDSQQAELGNSLELINQYNGKSKQAMVLSVELSDRQADKGWRWFEFGEQYLLAESPEALDEGVHLVSISPSNIVLSKHFVEHCSAQNQWKAEVLSVNHLAGTCYVAVSLEGEVVKVPISPQAQQALALKTGESVFLMHKAVKLHNQF, via the coding sequence GTGTTAAGTTTTAATCTACATTACCAAAGAGAAGACTTTATATTAAACGTAAAGCCACTCACTTTACCCTTGCTAACCGGCGTATTCGGACCTTCTGGGATAGGTAAAACTAGCTTGCTTCGGCTACTAGCCGGGTTAGAAACGCCCTTATCTGGAAGCATTCAATTTCAGCAACAAGTTTGGTTTGATGATAAAACGCACTTAGCTTCTTTTCAGCGGCCTTTAGCCTTTGTCATTCAAGGCAGTCACCTGTTTCCTCATCTTAGCGTGGCGCAAAACATTAAGTTGTCACAACGCTTAGATGATCAAGAACTAGCATCATTAATAGAAAGTTTTGGCATTAAGGAGCTACTAAACAAAAACGCTCAAGATCTTTCAGGTGGTCAAGCTCAGCGAGTGGCTTTAGTTAGAGCCTTGGCTACCGAGCCAAAGGTATTGTTACTTGATGAGGCCTTTTCGGCCTTAGACCGCCAAGCGGCGACTCACTTGCTAAAAGTGCTTAAAAAATGGCTGAACGAACACGCAATTTACACTTTGCTGATTTCACATAACCCAGAAGATTTAGTATTTTTTAGCGACAAAGTGCTACTTATAGAAGACAGTCAGCAGGCTGAGCTAGGTAATAGCCTCGAGCTAATCAACCAGTACAACGGCAAGTCTAAACAAGCGATGGTGTTGAGCGTTGAACTAAGTGACCGTCAAGCCGACAAGGGCTGGCGCTGGTTTGAATTTGGTGAGCAATATTTGTTGGCAGAAAGCCCAGAAGCCTTAGATGAGGGCGTACATCTAGTGAGTATTTCTCCCAGTAACATTGTTTTGTCTAAACATTTTGTAGAGCACTGCAGCGCTCAAAACCAGTGGAAGGCTGAGGTGTTATCGGTAAATCATTTAGCGGGAACATGTTATGTTGCGGTGAGCTTAGAAGGAGAAGTTGTTAAGGTGCCAATCTCACCACAAGCTCAGCAAGCTTTGGCATTAAAAACCGGCGAAAGCGTATTTTTAATGCACAAAGCCGTGAAATTACATAACCAATTTTAA
- the modA gene encoding molybdate ABC transporter substrate-binding protein has translation MVARLVCLLAVFASCLTFSKPVTIAVAANFKSTLELLAEDYKRLNSQFNYRIASASTGILYNQITHGAPFDLFFSADDIRPKQLLDAGVAKQEMAYAVGQLVFWAPNYVDTKGQKVTDRALWENWDIMYAYANPKLAPYGFAAQQLAEQKDSVAKVVVANNVSQVFQFVSTGNIAAGFVARSIQTNFEGSYWLVPQGLHDGVVQHVALLSDQVQAIEFYKYLLSISAQTIITENGYLLPQT, from the coding sequence ATGGTAGCTCGCTTAGTTTGCTTACTTGCTGTATTTGCTAGCTGTTTAACCTTTTCCAAGCCTGTAACCATAGCCGTTGCCGCCAACTTTAAGAGCACACTCGAGCTATTGGCTGAAGATTATAAACGCCTAAACTCTCAATTTAACTACCGAATTGCCAGTGCTTCTACCGGGATCTTATATAACCAGATCACTCATGGAGCGCCTTTTGATTTGTTTTTTTCCGCTGATGACATTAGACCCAAGCAGCTTTTGGATGCAGGGGTAGCTAAGCAAGAAATGGCTTATGCAGTAGGGCAGTTGGTATTTTGGGCTCCCAATTATGTAGACACGAAAGGCCAAAAAGTTACAGATCGTGCGCTATGGGAAAACTGGGACATAATGTATGCCTATGCAAACCCCAAACTTGCTCCCTATGGTTTCGCAGCTCAGCAATTAGCAGAACAAAAAGATAGTGTTGCTAAAGTAGTGGTGGCTAATAATGTCTCGCAAGTCTTTCAGTTTGTTAGCACTGGCAACATAGCTGCTGGTTTTGTGGCTCGCTCCATTCAAACCAATTTTGAAGGCTCTTATTGGTTAGTGCCGCAAGGTCTGCACGATGGCGTGGTTCAACACGTTGCTTTATTGAGTGACCAAGTCCAAGCTATTGAATTCTATAAGTACTTGTTAAGTATTAGTGCGCAAACTATTATCACTGAAAATGGATATTTGTTACCTCAAACATGA
- a CDS encoding nitrate reductase cytochrome c-type subunit, translating into MRVLLSGLLSSLLLCGVVVANDYVSNGGVASLRGDTELNTQSSAAGLKSVVEQDKPYDADYVFQPPLIPHQIRHYEMSLNANKCLSCHSWKNARESGATKISVTHYEARDGQVLADVSPRRYFCLQCHVPQNEAAPLIENEYERVESLR; encoded by the coding sequence ATGCGAGTTTTATTATCTGGTCTATTAAGCAGTTTACTGCTTTGCGGAGTAGTAGTCGCAAATGACTACGTAAGTAATGGTGGTGTAGCTTCACTGAGGGGCGACACCGAGCTAAATACCCAAAGCTCAGCAGCTGGCTTAAAGTCAGTGGTTGAACAAGACAAACCCTATGATGCCGATTATGTGTTTCAACCACCGTTGATCCCACACCAGATTCGTCATTACGAGATGAGCCTTAACGCTAATAAGTGTTTATCTTGTCATAGCTGGAAAAATGCCCGAGAAAGTGGGGCAACTAAAATTAGTGTAACTCACTATGAAGCGCGCGACGGGCAAGTATTGGCGGATGTGTCTCCTCGCCGTTACTTCTGTTTGCAATGCCACGTGCCTCAAAATGAAGCGGCCCCGTTGATTGAAAACGAATACGAACGCGTAGAGTCTTTACGCTAA
- the moaB gene encoding molybdenum cofactor biosynthesis protein B — MSHLANDTQTFLNIAVLTVSDTRDEDTDTSGRYLAEALTEAGHKLADKQIVIDDVYQIRAILSNWIADPSIDCVISTGGTGFTARDNTPEAVSVLFDKDIEGFGELFRHISYTEIGTSTVQSRALGGFANKTVIFCVPGSTNACKTAWQKILLEQLNSTHKPCNFVPHIGQK; from the coding sequence ATGAGCCATCTGGCCAACGATACGCAAACCTTCTTAAACATCGCGGTATTAACCGTTTCCGATACACGCGATGAAGATACTGATACTTCAGGGCGTTATTTGGCTGAAGCACTAACAGAAGCCGGTCACAAACTTGCTGATAAACAAATTGTTATTGACGATGTTTATCAAATTAGAGCCATATTAAGTAACTGGATTGCTGACCCGTCAATAGACTGTGTTATTTCTACCGGAGGCACCGGTTTTACCGCACGAGATAATACTCCAGAAGCAGTAAGTGTATTGTTTGATAAAGACATTGAAGGTTTTGGAGAATTGTTCCGCCATATTTCTTATACCGAGATTGGAACGTCTACGGTGCAAAGTCGGGCATTAGGCGGGTTTGCCAATAAAACAGTGATCTTTTGTGTTCCTGGCTCAACCAACGCCTGTAAAACTGCATGGCAGAAAATTTTGCTGGAGCAACTAAATAGCACCCACAAACCCTGTAATTTTGTGCCTCATATAGGTCAAAAATGA
- the mobA gene encoding molybdenum cofactor guanylyltransferase translates to MHSNSLVKLTGVVLAGGKSQRMGSDKAALQWQGSSLLKSRLSLLEETLNNECYVSGNYPEFRHIKDSSESKGPLSGILSCLQTLNQQFCLFIPVDMPLLNMQVLDVIINQHQTEPGNYYFSNSVFPIIVEANAKNLSCLDDVLSLPVAKQRSIKAFLNLIQATEIEIPKQLASAMVNTNTPEQWQHIQDKVGES, encoded by the coding sequence ATGCATTCAAATTCCCTAGTAAAGTTAACAGGAGTTGTTCTCGCTGGCGGCAAATCTCAGAGAATGGGAAGCGATAAAGCAGCGCTACAGTGGCAGGGGAGTAGTTTACTTAAATCTAGGCTTAGTTTGCTTGAAGAGACATTAAATAACGAATGTTATGTGAGCGGCAACTATCCTGAGTTTCGTCATATCAAAGATTCTAGTGAATCGAAAGGACCACTGTCCGGCATACTTTCATGCCTTCAAACCCTTAACCAACAGTTTTGCCTGTTTATCCCTGTTGATATGCCCTTACTCAATATGCAAGTTCTTGATGTGATTATAAATCAACACCAAACTGAACCTGGTAATTACTATTTCTCAAATAGTGTTTTCCCTATAATTGTTGAAGCTAATGCCAAGAATTTGTCCTGTTTAGATGATGTTTTGTCTTTGCCAGTGGCAAAGCAAAGGTCAATAAAAGCTTTTTTAAACCTTATTCAAGCCACTGAAATTGAAATACCAAAACAATTAGCATCTGCAATGGTAAATACCAATACTCCCGAGCAGTGGCAACATATACAAGATAAAGTTGGAGAATCATAA
- the moeA gene encoding molybdopterin molybdotransferase MoeA yields the protein MDCCSQPGLMPIEQAKSLLRDSTELKTKIQTVSLNEALNRVLAEDVVSPINIPPFDNSAMDGYAICAEQMPNNNTLPLSHKVFAGDTQQIALEAGHCVRIMTGAPLPPGCDAVEMQENTEASEDKEQQITFKKPINKGKNVRLKGEDVKQGQVVIPANTRLNSSHIGLLATLGINTIAVQSLLKVALFSSGDELIQPGKPLKHGQIYDSNRFAIRALLAKLPVEIIDLGVIADDKQLVTDAFVKADKMADIVICSGGVSVGEADYTKLVLDEIGNINFWKLAIKPGKPFAFGQLPNSYFIGLPGNPVSAYVTFYKLAMLVISKACGWAYDEPLQVQAISLQDFKKSPGRTDYQRGLASINQSGQLQVSSTGAQGSAIFTSLTQANCFVVLEQDRGRVSAGEMVTIEMFADPIL from the coding sequence ATGGACTGCTGTAGTCAACCTGGCTTAATGCCTATCGAGCAAGCTAAATCTTTATTACGCGATAGCACAGAGCTAAAAACCAAAATACAGACTGTGAGTTTAAATGAAGCTCTTAATAGAGTGTTAGCCGAAGATGTTGTATCGCCCATTAATATCCCTCCTTTTGATAATAGTGCGATGGACGGCTACGCCATTTGTGCAGAGCAAATGCCAAATAACAATACCCTTCCGCTTAGCCATAAAGTATTTGCCGGGGATACCCAGCAAATAGCTTTAGAAGCCGGTCACTGTGTGAGAATTATGACTGGCGCTCCCTTGCCTCCAGGTTGTGATGCGGTAGAAATGCAAGAAAATACAGAGGCTAGTGAAGATAAAGAACAACAAATTACTTTTAAGAAGCCAATTAATAAAGGCAAGAACGTTCGCTTAAAAGGTGAAGATGTTAAACAAGGTCAAGTTGTTATCCCTGCCAACACCAGACTTAACTCTAGCCACATTGGTTTACTCGCCACACTTGGTATTAACACGATAGCAGTGCAAAGTTTATTGAAGGTGGCGCTGTTTTCCAGCGGCGACGAATTAATCCAACCAGGCAAACCTTTAAAGCACGGGCAAATCTACGACAGCAACCGTTTTGCCATACGCGCCCTTCTAGCTAAGTTACCCGTGGAGATTATTGACTTAGGCGTTATAGCAGACGACAAGCAACTGGTTACCGACGCTTTCGTTAAGGCAGATAAAATGGCCGACATAGTGATATGCAGTGGTGGAGTATCAGTGGGTGAAGCGGATTACACTAAACTTGTCTTAGACGAAATTGGTAATATCAACTTTTGGAAGTTAGCCATTAAGCCAGGAAAGCCTTTTGCTTTTGGTCAGCTACCTAACTCCTACTTTATTGGCTTGCCCGGTAATCCCGTTTCTGCTTATGTCACATTCTACAAATTGGCAATGCTAGTCATCAGCAAAGCCTGTGGATGGGCTTATGACGAGCCACTACAGGTGCAAGCCATATCACTACAGGACTTCAAGAAATCGCCAGGTAGAACAGATTACCAACGCGGCCTAGCTAGCATAAACCAAAGTGGTCAACTTCAAGTAAGCTCAACGGGCGCGCAAGGTAGTGCGATATTTACAAGCCTAACTCAGGCAAACTGTTTTGTAGTGCTTGAACAAGACAGAGGTCGGGTAAGCGCAGGTGAAATGGTCACAATTGAAATGTTTGCAGATCCCATTCTATAG
- a CDS encoding chaperone NapD, which yields MNEEYHISSAVVLCQPDRIKEVIDQISDLEGLEVHGFNPEGKIVVSIESQTRNNIVTTLEDIGKLEAVLSSNLVFHQFEPANEEVS from the coding sequence ATGAACGAAGAGTACCATATTAGTAGTGCGGTGGTGTTGTGCCAACCAGACCGTATTAAAGAAGTCATCGACCAAATTAGCGATCTGGAAGGACTAGAAGTACACGGTTTTAACCCCGAGGGGAAAATCGTTGTTTCTATCGAAAGTCAGACACGCAATAACATCGTCACCACCCTAGAAGACATCGGAAAATTGGAAGCAGTACTAAGCAGCAACCTAGTATTTCACCAATTTGAACCAGCTAATGAGGAAGTATCATGA
- a CDS encoding TIGR02808 family protein, which yields MSTLESVFWHVLGYAAMPTIFVMGFIGVAVVSLAVLSKWDKDQ from the coding sequence ATGAGTACTTTGGAATCAGTTTTTTGGCATGTTTTGGGCTATGCAGCCATGCCAACCATTTTTGTAATGGGATTCATTGGTGTAGCAGTGGTTTCTTTAGCGGTTTTGTCCAAATGGGATAAAGACCAATAA
- the modB gene encoding molybdate ABC transporter permease subunit, producing MTDAEYQAILLSIKLASLSCLILLALGTPLAWWLARSHSKIKHIVEAVVALPIVLPPTVLGFYLLIGFAPNSFLGQWWLAITGSQLAFSFSGLVFASCLYSLPFVIQPIQSAFKQIEPGILDAAKVLRMPRWKQLLFIELPLAKSGFIVAMVLGFAHTLGEFGVVLMIGGNIPGETQVIAIALFDHVESLNFAAAHRLALVLLGFSFVALLLTYGVSGAKRRVGGVGVKF from the coding sequence ATGACTGATGCTGAATACCAAGCAATATTACTTTCTATAAAATTGGCAAGTTTAAGTTGCTTAATTTTGTTGGCGCTGGGTACGCCATTAGCGTGGTGGTTAGCCCGCAGCCACTCAAAAATTAAACATATTGTAGAAGCGGTTGTTGCATTACCTATAGTGCTTCCACCCACCGTTTTAGGCTTTTATTTATTGATTGGTTTTGCACCTAACAGCTTTTTAGGTCAGTGGTGGCTAGCCATTACTGGCAGCCAACTGGCTTTTAGTTTTTCGGGTTTGGTGTTTGCTTCTTGTTTGTATTCTTTACCTTTTGTCATTCAACCTATCCAAAGTGCTTTTAAACAAATTGAGCCTGGCATTTTGGATGCTGCGAAAGTGCTAAGAATGCCAAGATGGAAACAACTTCTGTTTATTGAACTGCCATTAGCAAAAAGTGGCTTTATCGTTGCTATGGTGCTTGGTTTCGCCCACACCTTAGGAGAGTTTGGTGTGGTGTTAATGATCGGCGGTAATATTCCGGGTGAAACCCAAGTGATTGCAATAGCGTTGTTTGATCATGTCGAAAGCCTAAACTTTGCCGCAGCACACCGTTTAGCTCTGGTTTTGTTGGGTTTCTCTTTTGTTGCTTTATTGCTTACTTATGGCGTTTCTGGAGCTAAAAGGCGAGTAGGGGGTGTGGGTGTTAAGTTTTAA
- a CDS encoding NapC/NirT family cytochrome c, which yields MKLLKAFWRKLSTPSKAAVGVVLALGFTGGILFWGAFNTGMEATNTEAFCSGCHAPIVAEIQETIHYSNRSGVRAICSDCHVPHNWTDKIVRKVQASKELVAFAMGTINTQEKFEERRKYLAEREWHRMSQNDSQECRNCHEFEFMDFSEQRPRSVAQHSDALASGEKTCVDCHKGIAHRLPDMSGVEGW from the coding sequence ATGAAGTTATTGAAGGCATTTTGGCGCAAACTCAGTACTCCCAGCAAAGCTGCTGTGGGTGTTGTGCTAGCGCTTGGTTTTACAGGCGGTATTCTATTCTGGGGTGCGTTTAACACTGGTATGGAAGCAACTAATACCGAAGCGTTCTGTTCTGGTTGTCACGCGCCAATCGTAGCTGAGATACAAGAAACTATTCACTATTCAAACCGTTCAGGTGTGCGTGCTATTTGTTCGGATTGCCACGTTCCACATAACTGGACTGACAAAATTGTACGTAAGGTTCAGGCAAGTAAAGAGCTGGTAGCCTTTGCTATGGGTACGATTAACACTCAAGAGAAATTTGAAGAGCGCCGGAAGTATTTAGCAGAGCGCGAATGGCATCGTATGAGCCAAAATGATTCTCAAGAGTGTAGAAATTGTCACGAGTTTGAATTTATGGATTTCTCAGAGCAGCGTCCTCGCAGTGTTGCGCAACACTCAGATGCGTTAGCTAGCGGGGAAAAGACCTGTGTTGATTGTCACAAAGGCATTGCTCACCGGTTACCGGATATGAGTGGTGTTGAAGGCTGGTAG